A region from the Lentimonas sp. CC4 genome encodes:
- the cysD gene encoding sulfate adenylyltransferase subunit CysD: protein MHNDYTITHLKQLESEAIYVLRETAAQFEKPVLLFSGGKDSIVMAHLARKAFWPAKLPFQLLHVDTGHNFPETMEFRDKYVAELGADLIVGSVQKAIDEGKVVEEKGARASRNGLQTVALLEALEEGQYDAALGGGRRDEEKARAKERFFSHRDAFGQWDPKNQRPELWNIFNGRKQHGEHFRVFPLSNWTEMDIWQYIKAEEIELPHLYFTHERDCFIRDGVIMGVCDFIELLPGEKVEKMTVRFRTIGDATCTGACLSTADNLDDIIDEVAAARQTERGTRADDKRSETAMEDRKKQGYF, encoded by the coding sequence ATGCACAACGACTACACAATCACACACCTCAAACAGCTTGAGTCCGAAGCGATCTACGTCCTTCGCGAGACTGCTGCACAGTTTGAGAAACCAGTCCTGCTCTTTTCCGGTGGTAAAGACTCTATCGTCATGGCGCACCTCGCTAGAAAGGCTTTCTGGCCAGCGAAGTTGCCATTCCAGTTGTTGCACGTTGATACGGGCCATAACTTCCCGGAAACCATGGAGTTTCGCGATAAGTATGTCGCAGAGTTGGGCGCCGATCTGATTGTCGGCTCTGTGCAAAAAGCGATCGACGAAGGTAAGGTCGTCGAAGAGAAGGGCGCACGTGCGAGCCGTAATGGTCTGCAAACTGTAGCACTGCTCGAAGCGCTTGAAGAGGGTCAATACGACGCCGCTCTCGGTGGTGGTCGTCGCGATGAAGAAAAGGCGCGTGCAAAAGAGCGTTTCTTCTCGCACCGCGATGCCTTCGGTCAATGGGATCCGAAGAACCAACGCCCAGAGCTGTGGAATATTTTCAACGGTCGCAAGCAGCACGGTGAGCACTTCCGTGTCTTCCCGCTCAGTAACTGGACGGAGATGGACATCTGGCAATACATCAAGGCCGAGGAAATCGAACTGCCGCACCTTTATTTTACTCACGAGCGTGACTGCTTCATTCGTGACGGTGTGATCATGGGCGTCTGTGACTTTATCGAGCTCCTCCCCGGTGAGAAGGTTGAGAAGATGACTGTTCGTTTCCGCACCATTGGTGATGCGACATGCACGGGTGCATGTCTCTCCACTGCGGATAACCTCGATGACATCATCGACGAAGTCGCTGCGGCGCGTCAGACCGAGCGTGGCACACGTGCCGATGACAAGCGTTCTGAAACCGCGATGGAAGACCGTAAGAAACAGGGATACTTTTAG